A genomic window from Silene latifolia isolate original U9 population chromosome Y, ASM4854445v1, whole genome shotgun sequence includes:
- the LOC141629960 gene encoding uncharacterized protein LOC141629960, whose translation MSEERLLGIETQVTRLSKKCDYVLNALNNFIPTSTKKKRSHSRMGREQAYGTQGPCSDPRVLDRNPKVQSPNLHDSLNPNVGLNLVTWRVMHTQPQPLEMDQRHQIFRSRCTIKGKVCNLIIDGGSCTNVASSTLVEKHSLPTQDHPCPYKLRWLNKGAEVRVDKQCLVSFSIGKNYVDEALCDVIPMDACHLLLGRPWEFDRDSVHHGRDNTYTFKLSSRKITLSPLPPPIKPTTPPSMVEPTREVLLIDEAEMLRELKGEDDIYVLVAKDMLGESEVTIPLEIQELLNDYEDVFPSELPSGLPPLRGIEHQIDFIPGATLPNKAAYRSDPKASQELQQQIGELMSKGFVRESLSPCAVPTLLVPKKDGSWRMCTDSRAINNITIKYRFPIPRLDDILDELSGDQVFSKIDLRQGYHQVRIKEGDEWKTAFKTKYGLYEWLVMPFGLSNAPSTFMRLMTEVLRPYLGRFVVVYFVDILVYSPSKEEHFKHLQALFETLREHKLYGKIEKCSFL comes from the coding sequence atgagtgaagagaggctACTTGGAATCGAAACTCAAGTAACACGACTCTCCAAGAAATGCGACTATGTGTTGAATGCCCTCAACAACTTCATTCCAACATCAACAAAGAAGAAAAGGAGCCATAGCCGGATGGGAAGAGAGCAAGCTTATGGAACACAAGGACCATGCTCGGATCCAAGGGTCCTCGACAGAAATCCAAAGGTACAAAGTCCTAACCTTCATGATAGTTTAAATCCGAATGTAGGTCTTAACTTAGTAACATGGAGAGTAATGCATACTCAACCCCAACCCTTAGAGATGGATCAAAGACACCAAATATTTCGGTCTAGATGTACCATAAAGGGGAAGGTTTGTAATCTAATCATTGATGgggggagttgtaccaatgtagcaTCTAGTACCCTTGTCGAGAAACATTCCCTACCCACACAAGACCACCCATGTCCGTATAAATTGAGATGGCTCAACAAAGGGGCCGAGGTGAGGGTTGACAAGCAATGCTTGGTATCTTTTTCCATTGGTAAAAACTATGTAGATGAGGCCCTTTGTGATGTTatacccatggatgcttgtcatcttTTACTTGGTAGACCTTGGGAATTTGATAGGGATTCGGTACATCATGGGAGGGATAACACATATACtttcaaattgagttcaagaaaaATTACCCTTTCACCATTACCCCCACCTATCAAACCGACAACTCCACCATCCATGGTCGAACCAACAAGAGAGGTTTTGTTAATTGATGAGGCCGAAATGTTGCGAGAATTGAAAGGTGAAGATGACATCTATGTCCTAGTGGCCAAGGACATGCTTGGGGAAAGCGAGGTGACCATCCCTTTAGAAATCCAAGAACTCTTAAATGACTATGAAGATGTGTTTCCTAGTGAGCTCCCAAGTGGCTTGCCTCCCCTTAGGGGAATCGAACATCAAATCGATTTCATTCCGGGTGCTACCCTCCCCAACAAAGCCGCATATCGAAGTGACCCAAAAGCTTCTCAAGAGTTACAACAACAAATTGGGGAACTCATGAGTAAGGGTTTTGTGAGGGAGAGCCTTAGTCCGTGTGCCGTCCCGACCTTGCtcgtgccaaagaaagatgggtcttGGAGAATGTGTACCGATAGTAgagccattaacaacatcacCATCAAGTATAGATTCCCTATACCTAGACTTGACGACATTTTAGATGAACTTAGTGGAGATCAAGTGTTCTCAAAAATAGATTTGAGGCAAGGATACCATCAAGTGAGGATCAAGGAAGGGGATGAGTGGAAAACGGCTTTCAAGACTAAGTATGGTttatatgaatggcttgtgatgccattcgGTCTCTCTAATGCGCCTAGTACGTTCATGAGGCTCATGACCGAAGTACTTAGGCCTTATTTGGGCCGATTTGTGGTTGTCTATTTTGTTGACATCTTGGTCTATAGTCCTTCCAAGGAAGAGCATTTCAAACACTTGCAAGCACTGTTCGAAACCCTTAGAGAACACAAGTTGTACGGTAAAATCGAGAAGTGTTCATTCTTATAA